The DNA window tctcaagaTATGACCTGGAGTTCCAAGTGATACATTTCACACCAAgacatttttatcatttcacGTTCCTATTTTACAGATTTGGAAGCAAAAGCTTGTTAAGTTCTTGCACTTTGTTATCCAACTATCCTAAATATCTGATGTGACTTTTCTGGACTCATAATGCCTTTCTTacatttctttgtttctttctctttctttcttttatggacgttatttagcttttttttttcttcatggaAGTATTGGCTTATTTGTTCTATACTTTGGAGATTTTCCCACCTCAGGTAACTCGTTATGTTCCACCGTTATTTGAAGGAAGCACAGCATGTGTAGTAATCATTAGAGGAAATCAGATCACTGTTGGAAATGTTGGTGATTCCCGTTGTGTGCTTTCAAAGAATGGACAGGTtactgactttttttttctcgtcaAATGtctatttatttgatattctGTCATGTCAAATGCATTAAATGGTCTGCgcctaattattatttttgtatttccATTGCATCAAAAGGCAATTGATCTATCCACTGATCACAAACCAAACATTCAACTTGAGTGCCGGAGAATTCAAAGAGCAGGAGGACAAGTATGGAGGGAAAACTTTCCTGTAAAAGACTTAGGAGGAGAAATTAGGGAACAATGGGGTCCGTATTGTGTTGAAGGAAAGTTAGACACTTCCAGAGCAATTGGTATAGTTTTACGTTATTCCCTTTTGGTTgttgtaaaaaaatctattgcaTTTTAGCTTACATTTTCCTTCCCATTCAGGTGATTTTGGATATAAGAACAACAAACTTTTGCTTAATTCAATGCAAATGGTGATATGTGATCCTGACATTTGTGTTGTAAGTGTTACAATGTTCTTTCTAGATgactataaatttgtttttctggGTCTGATCTGATGGGATTCTTTTGTTAGGCGAATATAACTGGTGATACTGAATTTCTTGTCATAGCAAGTGACGGCATCTGGTAGGTCCTCAGCTATAAACATCTTAAAAGtgatttgtttttattctaattgttcgtgattaaaaaaatcatgcagaTTATATCCAGTGAGTAATAGTAaacttgcttgcttgcttcttcTAGGacagtattattttttcacaaGGTTTTGTACAGCTAGGAACTGGACTGGTATCTAATCCAGTTCATCACCATGTGCAGTCATGTATGTTTTTTCGTGGTGAAGgatgttgcattttttttctgagttaaATGCTGTCCCTGGAGAGGTTGAGTCTACTAAAAAGAGAGACCAGCTGATCCTTGAACTAGCTTTTCATACTATTCAGATAGTTATTTAACTTGATGGCTCAGTGCTGATAGGCCTATCATGTTGGAAATTGCCACCGTCCCCTTATTTATTTGACTTATTACTTATACTGCCAGAGCATTCTTCAAGGACGATCTCACTTCTTGAAACATTTTACACCGGTAGGATTGCAGGAATTGTGCTAAGTTCTGGAAGATATCTTGTATCAGTGCTGCTATTCGTAAAGGATTGCAATCTGCCACAATTTTTGACAATCTGATGCACATTTCTCATTAGCAACCGTATTCTCtcctgttattttttatagtttcatTCAGATTATCACGTTAAAGTTAAACacatttctttctctttcagGGATCACATGTCAAGTCAGGATGTGGTTGATTTCGTATATGAGAAATTGTACTTGGTGAGTCCTTCCTCATTTGCTCTACCTGTTAATGTTATGACAGCAATGCACTTCTTTTTCCTACGAATCAAGTTCTAGGTGTTGAATAGTAGAGGAGAGATGTATACTAGAAATATTGGTTGATTGTATTGAGACTTGAGGACTGAAATATATAGAATGACTTGGATCTTAAGCAATCtaaaagagagagataaaaacCAATCCTATCCTACCATAACAACCAGATCACATACAATCCTATTCATATACTTGCTAGGTCTTGTGAAAGGGCTATAGTCTAGTGGTTGCGGTGACTTAAGTAGCACCTAAGGTCCTAGATTTAAATCTTCATAGGAGCATGGATTttagattaaatatttgaGAGGAGACTAAATTCTCAAAgttcccaaaataaaaaacaatagctGCATATATCCGGGTGGATATAGTGACCAGTtaaaaaatacccttctctaaaaataataataaaatacttaCTAGGACTTACCTACCTACATATATGTGCTCTTAAATCAAGTAGTGTTCTCCGGTTTTGAAgtttaaacacatatattcATGGGATCTTCTTGGCTGGTTGGTTACTTCGTTGTCAGGCAATTGAAATTTGAAGTCTGCATATGAAGATCATAGGTTGTTttgcatttcatttttttttagtccttGAGCACGGAGCACCTCTGCCACAATTTGAACAAACAGGGAAAGAAAAGACAATGTTTTACAGAGGGAGGGCCAAGGTATAGCCACAAACAAACCATAGCTCAAAAAATGAACACTTCTAAGCTAAGAAATAATCTGCTCGACCAGCCCTGATATCACAGTGCTATTCAGGTTTGGTTTGAAGTCTTCGACGAGTAAAGAAATTGTCTCcttggaaaattattttattgatccTTTTCGCTCCATACCGTCCACGAGGTATtgattaaagttaaaattaattttccttTATCCTTTTTGGTTTGATGGAGCTGGAAGGCCATCTGACATTCAACTAgtgagcctttttttttctcccgtTGCATTCATAATTCAtttgttgctttttttttatagacaCATGGATTAAACCGGCCTCTACATCCAAAACGGGTGTCCAGAGTCAATTTCATTTGTTGCtagaatttgtttttatcCCCGTTGTCTTGACATATGCTTGTGATCGACACAGGAGGAGGAAATTCTACGCACAGCTTGCGAGAAACTCATCGAGAATTGCTTGGAATCGAGGAACAACGCGACGGCCATACTGGTTCAGTTCAAGCCCGGCGCCGACCAGCCCATTCCTCTCCTGTCCGTCATCGAGGAGGGCTCCGACGAAGCTGCCAGCGACAGCGACAGGGCTCAACATCAGCACAATCCccatggcggtggcgagcAGCTCGACCTCTACGGCGGCGATGACGGAGAATCACTCCTTCTGTTTGGCCAGCCATAGTTCTTCGTGCAAGAAAGAACCTTAGCTAGCTGCAGAGAGTTTTGAGGTTAGtacaggaaaagaaaagaaagctcCCGATAGTTCCGAGGCACTAATTAGGATTGTGCAATTAGTCCATTGACATTATACGTCACATCACATGCCCTG is part of the Oryza brachyantha chromosome 2, ObraRS2, whole genome shotgun sequence genome and encodes:
- the LOC102704870 gene encoding putative protein phosphatase 2C 22 isoform X1, giving the protein MGASTSTNRPSTTKLTDGENHRVKYASSTMQGLRMSMEDSLAVELDLDGLTNTSFFGVYDGHGGAEVAMYCAKRFHVMLRKEEGYLNNLPSAIKSVCFRIDDDLKQSNQWRVSLNPCGNGNCFQFLNTGVCPKVWRSAEVTRYVPPLFEGSTACVVIIRGNQITVGNVGDSRCVLSKNGQAIDLSTDHKPNIQLECRRIQRAGGQVWRENFPVKDLGGEIREQWGPYCVEGKLDTSRAIGDFGYKNNKLLLNSMQMVICDPDICVANITGDTEFLVIASDGIWDHMSSQDVVDFVYEKLYLSLSTEHLCHNLNKQGKKRQCFTEGGPRFGLKSSTSKEIVSLENYFIDPFRSIPSTRRRKFYAQLARNSSRIAWNRGTTRRPYWFSSSPAPTSPFLSCPSSRRAPTKLPATATGLNISTIPMAVASSSTSTAAMTENHSFCLASHSSSCKKEP
- the LOC102704870 gene encoding putative protein phosphatase 2C 22 isoform X2; amino-acid sequence: MGASTSTNRPSTTKLTDGENHRVKYASSTMQGLRMSMEDSLAVELDLDGLTNTSFFGVYDGHGGAEVAMYCAKRFHVMLRKEEGYLNNLPSAIKSVCFRIDDDLKQSNQWRVSLNPCGNGNCFQFLNTGVCPKVWRSAEVTRYVPPLFEGSTACVVIIRGNQITVGNVGDSRCVLSKNGQAIDLSTDHKPNIQLECRRIQRAGGQVWRENFPVKDLGGEIREQWGPYCVEGKLDTSRAIGDFGYKNNKLLLNSMQMVICDPDICVANITGDTEFLVIASDGIWDHMSSQDVVDFVYEKLYLEEEILRTACEKLIENCLESRNNATAILVQFKPGADQPIPLLSVIEEGSDEAASDSDRAQHQHNPHGGGEQLDLYGGDDGESLLLFGQP